A genomic stretch from Malus domestica chromosome 15, GDT2T_hap1 includes:
- the LOC103402071 gene encoding G-type lectin S-receptor-like serine/threonine-protein kinase LECRK3 yields MGNFILQPQFSQLTLIRSYSMPFMVCFVLAMAFVVAQAQQMQSNISHGSSLTPTTNSSWLSRSGVYAFGFYKQGNGYAVGIFLAGIPQTTIVWTANRDDPPLSSNVTLDFTSDGFSLTSTPGQSFVIEYTSGSSASMLDSGNFVIYNARQDIVWQSFKHPTDTLLPVQSLSPGDELFSAKSESDHSTGIFRLKMQADGNLVQYPVNTPDTAPYAYYSSGTYGRKNVTLNFGADGHLYLLNDTGSNIRNITDGGLPADQATIYLMRIDADGIFRLYSHDLNHNGSKSIVWESSKDKCDPKGVCGLNSYCVSMDLDAKCKCLPGFVFANLGNKTSSCRRIVADVCEYKNETFPYTMEELQSTIWEDSSYVDLPLSDKEACKGACLEDCNCEAAIFNGTSCRKQRLPLRYGRREVSTPNLELIKVATCTTAPDTEKGSKRKGRTDILIIGLSLTAFGSILVAISVVTFCKHNAWSYGRVNIPILDSELNEDIALRPYTYEELEKITNNFTEEVGRGASGTVYKGVILASQKRVAVKRLEKVAAEGEKEFQTELKVIGKTHHKNLVRLLGYCLDGPKRLLVYEYMSNGSLADILFTPDGKPSWEERMRIACNIARGFLYLHEECDTQIIHCDIKPQNILMDEYMCPKIADFGLAKLLKADQTRTTTGFRGTRGYVAPEWHRKMPITVKADVYSFGVVLLEIICCRRNVDWSLPDEEAILDELAYHCFETGELGKLVGEEEVNTRQFERMIKVGLWCIQDEPSLRPSMKKVLLMLEGTVDIPIPPNPISFLSTI; encoded by the coding sequence ATGGGAAACTTCATACTGCAACCACAATTTTCTCAACTCACGTTGATCAGATCTTATTCAATGCCTTTTATGGTTTGCTTTGTTCTTGCCATGGCATTTGTTGTTGCTCAAGCACAACAAATGCAGTCAAATATCAGCCACGGATCTTCCTTAACGCCGACTACCAACTCCTCGTGGTTGTCACGTTCTGGTGTATACGCCTTTGGATTTTACAAGCAAGGAAATGGCTATGCTGTGGGGATATTTCTTGCTGGAATCCCCCAAACAACTATAGTGTGGACTGCAAACCGAGACGACCCTCCGCTCTCCAGCAATGTTACTTTGGACTTCACAAGTGATGGGTTTTCCTTGACATCAACACCAGGCCAAAGTTTCGTGATAGAGTATACCTCTGGTTCTTCGGCTTCCATGCTTGATTCCGGCAATTTTGTGATATACAATGCTCGTCAAGACATAGTATGGCAAAGTTTTAAGCACCCGACTGACACCCTTTTGCCGGTTCAGAGCCTGTCTCCTGGGGACGAGCTGTTCTCTGCTAAGTCAGAATCTGATCACTCAACTGGCATTTTCCGTCTGAAAATGCAAGCCGATGGAAACCTTGTCCAATACCCTGTAAATACTCCAGACACAGCTCCATATGCCTACTATTCATCTGGAACGTATGGCAGAAAGAACGTGACACTTAATTTTGGTGCTGATGGCCATCTCTACTTGCTAAATGATACCGGTTCGAATATCAGGAATATAACAGATGGAGGTCTTCCTGCTGATCAAGCAACAATTTATCTCATGAGAATTGATGCAGATGGAATATTTAGATTGTATTCGCATGATTTGAATCACAACGGTAGTAAGTCAATTGTATGGGAATCTTCCAAGGATAAGTGTGACCCTAAAGGCGTATGCGGATTAAATAGTTATTGTGTCTCAATGGATCTTGACGCGAAGTGTAAATGTCTTCCTGGATTCGTATTTGCCAACCTGGGAAATAAGACTTCAAGCTGTAGGAGGATAGTTGCAGATGTTTGCGAATACAAAAACGAAACTTTCCCGTACACCATGGAAGAACTGCAAAGCACAATATGGGAAGACAGTTCGTATGTGGATTTGCCATTATCAGACAAAGAAGCTTGCAAAGGAGCCTGTTTGGAGGACTGTAATTGTGAAGCCGCGATTTTCAATGGTACAAGCTGCAGAAAGCAGAGGCTTCCTTTGAGATATGGAAGAAGAGAGGTTAGTACTCCAAACTTAGAGCTCATCAAGGTAGCTACATGTACGACTGCTCCAGACACAGAAAAAGGAAGCAAAAGAAAAGGTAGAACTGACATCCTGATTATTGGTCTCTCACTTACTGCTTTCGGATCTATTTTGGTGGCGATTTCTGTAGTTACGTTTTGCAAACATAATGCGTGGTCATATGGAAGAGTGAATATTCCCATTCTTGACTCTGAATTGAATGAGGACATCGCTCTGCGACCATATACTtatgaagagttagagaagatTACCAACAATTTTACAGAAGAGGTTGGTAGAGGCGCGTCGGGAACAGTTTATAAAGGAGTGATCTTGGCCAGCCAAAAGCGAGTTGCTGTCAAACGACTAGAGAAAGTTGCTGCTGAAGGCGAAAAAGAATTTCAGACTGAACTAAAAGTCATTGGGAAAACCCATCACAAGAATTTAGTCCGTCTGCTTGGATACTGTCTTGATGGACCAAAAAGGCTTTTGGTATACGAGTACATGAGCAATGGCTCACTTGCAGATATACTCTTCACGCCTGATGGGAAGCCGTCTTGGGAAGAAAGAATGAGAATAGCTTGCAACATAGCGCGAGGATTTCTTTACCTCCATGAAGAGTGTGATACGCAGATTATTCATTGTGACATAAAGCCCCAAAACATTTTGATGGATGAGTACATGTGCCCGAAAATAGCCGACTTTGGATTGGCAAAGCTGCTTAAGGCAGACCAAACTAGAACCACAACTGGATTCAGAGGAACCAGGGGATATGTTGCACCAGAGTGGCATAGGAAAATGCCAATAACAGTTAAAGCTGATGTTTACAGCTTCGGAGTTGTGTTGTTGGAGATCATATGTTGTCGAAGGAATGTGGATTGGAGTCTTCCCGACGAGGAGGCTATTTTGGATGAATTAGCCTACCATTGTTTCGAGACGGGTGAGCTTGGAAAACTAGTGGGTGAAGAAGAGGTAAACACAAGGCAATTTGAAAGGATGATTAAAGTTGGACTTTGGTGCATCCAGGATGAACCGTCGTTGCGTCCTTCTATGAAGAAGGTTTTACTCATGCTTGAAGGAACTGTAGACATCCCAATCCCTCCCAATCCTATTTCTTTTCTCAGCACCATCTAA